A single genomic interval of Solimonas sp. K1W22B-7 harbors:
- the lysA gene encoding diaminopimelate decarboxylase, which translates to MDAFTYRDGQLLAEQIPVADLVASHGTPLYLYSRNALLERYRAFDSALAPVEHMVCYAVKANSNLAVLQTLALAGAGFDIVSGGELQRVLRAGGSAGRVVFSGVGKTEAEMREALGLGIYCFNVESASELRRLDRVAQSLDRRAPIALRVNPDVDPKTHPYISTGLKKNKFGVDFSTAEALYREAATMRGIEILGIASHIGSQLLDISPLLESLDKVLGLVDRLQAAGIRLRHIDVGGGLGVRYKDEVAPLPADWANALLPKLAGRGLRVLTEPGRAIAANAGLLVTRVEAIKDSGEKHFAVIDAAMNDLIRPTLYQAWMDIVPVAPREGVTQEYDLVGPVCETGDWLGKDRALCIQEGDLLAVRGAGAYGFVMASNYNSRGRAAEVMVDGDRAHLARARETIDDLLRGESLIS; encoded by the coding sequence GTGGACGCTTTCACCTATCGCGACGGCCAGCTGCTGGCCGAGCAGATTCCCGTGGCCGACCTCGTCGCAAGCCACGGCACGCCGCTGTACCTGTACTCGCGCAACGCCCTGCTCGAGCGCTACCGGGCTTTCGACAGCGCCCTGGCGCCGGTCGAGCACATGGTCTGCTACGCGGTGAAGGCCAACTCCAATCTCGCCGTGCTGCAGACCCTGGCCCTGGCCGGGGCCGGCTTCGACATCGTTTCCGGCGGCGAGCTGCAGCGCGTGCTGCGCGCCGGCGGCAGCGCCGGCCGGGTGGTGTTCTCCGGTGTCGGCAAGACCGAGGCCGAGATGCGCGAGGCCCTGGGCCTGGGCATCTACTGCTTCAACGTCGAGTCGGCCTCCGAGCTGCGCCGGCTGGACCGCGTCGCGCAGTCGCTGGACCGCCGTGCGCCGATCGCGCTGCGCGTCAACCCGGACGTCGACCCCAAGACCCACCCGTACATCTCCACGGGCCTGAAGAAGAACAAGTTCGGCGTCGACTTCAGCACCGCGGAGGCGCTGTACCGCGAGGCGGCGACGATGCGCGGCATCGAGATCCTCGGCATCGCCAGCCACATCGGCTCGCAGCTGCTCGACATCTCGCCGCTGCTGGAATCGCTGGACAAGGTGCTGGGCCTGGTCGACCGCCTGCAGGCCGCGGGCATCCGCCTGCGCCACATCGACGTCGGCGGCGGCCTGGGCGTGCGCTACAAGGATGAAGTCGCGCCGCTGCCGGCGGACTGGGCCAATGCCCTGCTGCCGAAGCTCGCCGGCCGCGGCCTGCGTGTGCTGACCGAGCCGGGCCGCGCGATCGCTGCCAATGCCGGCCTGCTGGTGACTCGCGTCGAGGCGATCAAGGACAGCGGCGAGAAGCACTTCGCTGTGATCGACGCCGCCATGAACGACCTGATCCGGCCGACGCTGTACCAGGCCTGGATGGACATCGTGCCGGTGGCGCCGCGCGAGGGCGTGACGCAGGAATACGACCTGGTCGGCCCGGTCTGCGAGACCGGCGACTGGCTCGGCAAGGACCGCGCGCTGTGCATCCAGGAAGGCGACCTGCTGGCGGTGCGCGGCGCCGGCGCCTACGGTTTCGTGATGGCCTCCAACTACAACAGCCGCGGCCGTGCCGCCGAGGTGATGGTCGATGGCGACCGCGCCCACCTGGCGCGCGCACGCGAAACCATCGACGACCTGCTGCGCGGCGAGAGCCTGATCTCATGA
- the lptM gene encoding LPS translocon maturation chaperone LptM has translation MNKLLPYALPLIVSLAACGQAGPLYLPEKHKPPVPQAPPPAVAHPPAGAAAEQPPEAPPSAVAKPRNSSENTPVKP, from the coding sequence ATGAACAAGCTGCTGCCCTACGCCCTGCCCCTGATTGTCTCGCTGGCCGCCTGCGGCCAGGCCGGTCCGCTGTACCTGCCGGAAAAGCACAAGCCGCCGGTGCCGCAGGCGCCGCCGCCTGCCGTGGCGCATCCGCCGGCGGGCGCGGCTGCCGAACAGCCGCCCGAGGCGCCGCCGTCGGCCGTGGCCAAGCCCAGGAATTCCTCCGAAAACACCCCGGTAAAACCCTAG
- a CDS encoding alpha/beta hydrolase: MKKHETADAVRLEPDAPADATVIWLHGLGADGHDFVPIVPALGLPPGHRIRFLFPHAKIQPVTINGGMPMPAWYDIPALDRDSRQDEAGLRESEKRIAGLIDAEIAAGIAARRIVLAGFSQGGAITLHLGVRYPQQLGGLIALSTYMPLHQKVQTEIHPESFKTPIFMAHGRFDPVVAFNWGSDSARGLRAAGYELEWHEYAMQHEVCAEEIERIGAWLLERLG; this comes from the coding sequence ATGAAAAAGCACGAAACGGCGGACGCGGTACGACTGGAGCCGGATGCCCCGGCGGATGCGACGGTGATCTGGCTGCATGGCCTGGGCGCGGACGGGCATGATTTCGTGCCCATCGTCCCGGCGCTGGGACTGCCCCCCGGGCACCGCATCCGCTTCCTGTTCCCGCACGCAAAGATCCAGCCGGTGACGATCAACGGCGGCATGCCGATGCCCGCCTGGTACGACATCCCGGCGCTGGATCGCGACAGCCGCCAGGACGAGGCCGGCCTGCGCGAGTCGGAGAAACGCATCGCCGGACTGATCGATGCCGAGATCGCCGCCGGCATTGCGGCGCGGCGCATCGTCCTGGCGGGGTTCTCGCAGGGCGGCGCCATCACCCTGCACCTGGGCGTGCGCTACCCGCAACAACTGGGGGGCCTGATCGCCCTGTCCACCTACATGCCGCTGCACCAGAAGGTGCAGACCGAGATTCACCCCGAGAGCTTCAAGACGCCGATCTTCATGGCGCATGGCCGCTTCGACCCCGTCGTGGCCTTCAACTGGGGGTCGGACTCGGCGCGCGGCCTGCGTGCCGCCGGCTACGAGCTGGAATGGCACGAGTACGCGATGCAGCACGAGGTCTGTGCCGAGGAAATCGAGCGGATCGGAGCCTGGCTGCTGGAGCGGCTGGGGTAA
- a CDS encoding translocation/assembly module TamB domain-containing protein translates to MKRALLVLLALLLLPPLLAAWLLGTPAGTRYAAEQAQAWVPGLRIEAVEGSLLSPLELRGLHYEDDSVRVEIDRVSLRWRPRSLLRGRLRIVDLQAGTVDVQVRDTPPDEEDSPPISELPLGLRVVKAGVQRLRLQLPGEQPALQIDAIALDLRWIGRRIELRKLTATLPQTGPLQAEAELLMSPERVQVKQLKLSGPGAAELSGEYAYAGEFDATLRWRELRWPLLGETLLTSPQGEAAIKGSLESYAYRLKARFAEARAAVDLEAEGEGTAETLRLQRLQAKGLGGKLDAKADIAWAPQLRVDAEGEMRNIHPEQLMPALAGVVNGRFRVQTQMDGDKPRIDFRAELFDSIWRQYRLDLKAEGLYADDTLTLARAELRSGPTQLKASGQVWPLLDARAELASSDLAPLWPGLGGRVQARAQAQGPVEGPRVRLQAEAQRLHYQQYGLATLKLQADADLRASSNPEDWKLQATVDGRGLAAGEISVASLLLDGDLDLRRNNRVRLKVADARAGLVLHSAALELDGSLAKHELKLAADTDQGDAELALRGAADLQRQTWHGQLASGRLAPVQLAAWTLEQPAALELSATAQSLAPACWGSAPARACLRLLRDARQQRLAFRLEDFAYAYLQPFLPKGWEVEGRIDGDGQLDLTPAGQIAVLRADLATSAGHWSVNERKLFEFKPGTAQLLQEGDSLRAKLDLPFAQGLAKLDARLGPGALLVQRPLSGELQVELPELTWLRLFTTEVTSVEGSIGGQFKLGGTLEQPLVQGELALRDGKLRLATPGIEIGDLKGSLRGGSEGVLDLDISGSSGGGEIRIAGRIDPRSDPVQADIRVSGKDFQAARIPSAKVWISPDLKLGLQKRQLQVTGEVLVPRAEITPADINTGIGPSSDQVIVGRDGRVPEPGGLLKLLAEVRLKLGDKVSFKGYGLTTKLGGGITIYEETGRDTRAAGEISLTGGRYKAYGQDLSIETGKLIYNGGFITKPLLELRAERKPTDDVTVGVSVRGTLDKPQFSLYSTPSMIQQQQLSWLILGRPMEQSNNTEGDRSMLANAALALGLSGGDFLAGRLRSSIGLDDISVGSKPGETSDQARLTVGKYLSPKLYVSYGIGIFQPGNLFKLAYDLGHGFKLQTESGVEAGGDLLYTIER, encoded by the coding sequence GTGAAGCGCGCGCTGCTGGTGCTGCTGGCCCTGTTGCTGCTGCCGCCGCTGCTGGCAGCCTGGCTGCTCGGCACGCCGGCCGGCACGCGCTATGCCGCCGAACAGGCGCAGGCCTGGGTGCCGGGCCTGCGCATCGAAGCGGTGGAGGGCTCGCTGCTGAGCCCGCTGGAACTGCGTGGCCTGCATTACGAAGACGACAGCGTGCGCGTGGAGATCGACCGGGTCTCGCTGCGCTGGCGCCCGCGCTCCCTGCTGCGCGGACGCCTGCGCATCGTCGACCTGCAGGCCGGCACGGTCGACGTGCAGGTCCGCGATACGCCGCCGGACGAGGAAGACTCGCCGCCGATCAGCGAGCTGCCGCTGGGCCTGCGCGTGGTCAAGGCCGGGGTGCAGCGGCTGCGCCTGCAGTTGCCCGGTGAACAGCCAGCGCTGCAGATCGACGCCATCGCCCTGGACCTGCGCTGGATCGGCCGCCGCATCGAACTGCGCAAGCTGACGGCCACGCTGCCGCAAACCGGACCGCTGCAGGCCGAGGCCGAGCTGCTGATGTCGCCGGAGCGCGTGCAGGTGAAGCAGCTGAAGCTCAGCGGGCCGGGTGCTGCCGAGCTGAGTGGCGAGTACGCCTATGCCGGCGAGTTCGACGCCACGCTGCGCTGGCGCGAGCTGCGCTGGCCCTTGTTGGGTGAAACCCTGCTGACCAGCCCGCAGGGTGAAGCGGCGATCAAGGGTTCGCTGGAGTCCTATGCCTACCGGCTCAAGGCGCGCTTTGCCGAGGCCCGCGCCGCGGTGGACCTCGAGGCCGAGGGCGAGGGCACGGCGGAGACGCTGCGCCTGCAGCGCCTGCAGGCCAAGGGGCTGGGCGGCAAGCTCGACGCGAAGGCCGACATCGCCTGGGCGCCGCAGCTGCGCGTCGATGCCGAGGGCGAGATGCGCAACATCCACCCCGAGCAGCTGATGCCGGCGCTGGCGGGCGTGGTCAATGGCCGCTTCCGCGTGCAGACGCAGATGGACGGCGACAAGCCGCGCATCGATTTCCGCGCCGAACTGTTCGATTCGATCTGGCGCCAGTATCGCCTCGACCTGAAGGCCGAGGGGCTCTACGCCGACGACACGCTGACGCTGGCGCGGGCCGAGCTGCGCAGCGGGCCGACGCAACTCAAGGCCAGCGGCCAGGTCTGGCCGCTGCTGGACGCCAGGGCGGAGCTGGCCAGCAGCGACCTGGCGCCGCTGTGGCCCGGCCTCGGCGGCCGCGTGCAGGCGCGCGCGCAGGCACAGGGCCCGGTGGAAGGCCCACGCGTCAGGCTGCAGGCCGAGGCGCAGCGGCTGCACTACCAGCAATACGGCCTGGCCACGCTGAAGCTGCAGGCCGACGCCGACCTGCGCGCCAGCAGCAATCCGGAGGACTGGAAGCTGCAGGCGACCGTCGATGGCCGTGGCCTGGCCGCCGGCGAAATCAGCGTCGCCAGCCTGCTGCTCGATGGCGACCTGGACCTGCGTCGCAACAACCGCGTACGCCTGAAGGTCGCCGACGCACGCGCCGGCCTGGTCCTCCACAGCGCCGCGCTGGAGCTCGACGGCAGCCTGGCAAAACATGAACTGAAGCTGGCGGCCGACACCGACCAGGGCGATGCCGAACTGGCACTGCGCGGTGCCGCCGACCTGCAGCGGCAGACCTGGCACGGCCAGCTCGCCAGCGGCCGCCTGGCGCCGGTGCAGCTCGCCGCCTGGACGCTGGAACAGCCGGCGGCGCTGGAGCTGTCCGCCACCGCGCAATCGCTGGCGCCGGCCTGCTGGGGCAGCGCCCCTGCACGCGCCTGCCTGAGGCTGCTGCGCGATGCGCGCCAGCAGCGCCTGGCCTTCCGGCTTGAAGACTTCGCCTACGCCTACCTGCAGCCCTTCCTGCCCAAGGGCTGGGAGGTGGAGGGCAGGATCGACGGCGACGGCCAGCTGGATCTCACGCCCGCCGGCCAGATTGCCGTGCTGCGCGCCGACCTCGCCACCAGCGCCGGCCACTGGAGCGTCAACGAGCGCAAGCTGTTCGAGTTCAAGCCCGGCACCGCGCAGCTGCTGCAGGAAGGCGACTCGCTGCGCGCGAAGCTGGACCTGCCGTTTGCGCAGGGCCTGGCGAAGCTCGACGCCCGCCTGGGCCCCGGGGCGCTGCTGGTGCAGCGGCCCTTGTCCGGCGAGTTGCAGGTGGAACTGCCGGAACTGACCTGGCTGCGCCTGTTCACCACCGAGGTGACCTCGGTGGAAGGTTCCATCGGCGGCCAGTTCAAGCTCGGCGGCACGCTGGAGCAGCCGCTGGTGCAGGGTGAACTGGCGCTGCGCGACGGCAAGCTGCGCCTGGCCACGCCCGGCATCGAGATCGGCGACCTCAAGGGCAGCCTGCGCGGCGGCTCCGAGGGCGTGCTCGACCTCGACATCTCCGGTTCCTCCGGCGGCGGTGAAATCCGCATCGCCGGCCGCATCGACCCGCGCAGCGACCCGGTGCAGGCCGACATCCGCGTCAGCGGCAAGGACTTCCAGGCGGCGCGCATTCCCAGCGCCAAGGTCTGGATCTCGCCGGACCTGAAGCTGGGCCTGCAGAAGCGCCAGCTGCAGGTCACCGGCGAGGTGCTGGTGCCGCGCGCCGAGATCACGCCGGCCGATATCAACACCGGCATCGGCCCCAGCTCCGACCAGGTGATCGTCGGCCGCGACGGCCGCGTGCCCGAGCCGGGCGGCCTGCTCAAGCTGCTGGCCGAGGTGCGGCTGAAGCTCGGCGACAAGGTCAGCTTCAAGGGCTACGGCCTCACCACCAAGCTCGGCGGCGGCATCACCATCTACGAGGAGACCGGCCGCGACACCCGCGCCGCCGGCGAGATCAGCCTTACCGGCGGCCGCTACAAGGCCTACGGCCAGGACCTGAGCATCGAGACCGGCAAGCTGATCTACAACGGCGGCTTCATCACCAAGCCGCTGCTGGAGCTGCGCGCCGAGCGCAAGCCCACCGACGATGTGACCGTCGGCGTCAGCGTGCGCGGCACGCTGGACAAGCCGCAGTTCAGCCTCTACTCGACGCCGTCGATGATCCAGCAGCAGCAGCTGTCCTGGCTGATCCTCGGCCGGCCGATGGAGCAAAGCAACAACACCGAGGGCGACCGCAGCATGCTGGCCAACGCCGCGCTGGCCCTGGGCCTCAGCGGCGGCGACTTCCTCGCCGGCCGCCTGCGCAGCAGCATCGGCCTGGACGACATCTCCGTGGGCTCCAAGCCCGGCGAGACCTCCGACCAGGCGCGGCTCACCGTGGGCAAGTACCTGTCGCCGAAGCTCTACGTCAGCTACGGCATCGGCATCTTCCAGCCCGGCAACCTGTTCAAGCTGGCCTACGACCTCGGCCATGGCTTCAAGCTGCAGACCGAGTCCGGCGTCGAGGCCGGCGGCGACCTGCTGTACACGATCGAGCGCTAG
- a CDS encoding autotransporter assembly complex protein TamA — MTSTPLPSRRCRWLLSALLLWAGAAQAGIEVEVLGLEGVEKDNVELRLRIRAAAQSPDLDDLLVEGLHARAGEDIRGALQPFGYYSPKIESVLEGQAPDWKARYTIDKGLPTLITRIDVEVEGEGQKDRIFRRVFRRFPLTTYERLQHSQYEEAKTRLAQAAYAEGYLDAAFVSSQLRVNPEERSAEIELILSTGPRYFFGPVTVEQTNLKPGIAERYVTIEPGEPFDPQKLVDTQFALTDLDYFQSVEIDPQREQAKDQRIPMLIRTTPRPKRKWDFGVGYGTDTGARASVANDVRYFNREGHKLHAEVQLSQIKNNASGEYRVPLGRKPGEYWGFGGAVQTERYEDGESLKYVLNTSLNRFPGHWKRKWYLSFEHEESELSDRVQTADLLMPGIELNRSELNDQILTRRGWALFLDSHGAQKGALSSASFVQAHGILRGVYPWSRKGRVLGRIEYGANIVDDFSDLPASQRFFAGGDQSVRGYSYQSIGPKDADGKVVGGKFLAGFSLESDYYFWDKWGAAVFYDAGGADDDVMPKLFQGIGIGARYRSPVGYIQADVAHPLDGGESGLRLHLGIRVGL, encoded by the coding sequence GTGACCTCCACCCCCCTGCCATCCCGCCGCTGCCGCTGGCTGCTTTCCGCGCTCCTGCTGTGGGCGGGCGCGGCGCAGGCCGGTATCGAGGTCGAGGTGCTGGGGCTGGAGGGGGTGGAGAAGGACAACGTCGAGCTGCGCCTGCGCATCCGCGCCGCCGCCCAGTCGCCGGACCTGGACGACCTGCTGGTGGAAGGCCTGCATGCGCGCGCCGGGGAGGACATCCGCGGGGCCCTGCAGCCCTTCGGCTACTACAGCCCGAAGATCGAGTCGGTGCTGGAGGGGCAGGCCCCGGACTGGAAGGCGCGCTACACCATCGACAAGGGGCTGCCGACCCTGATCACCCGCATCGACGTCGAGGTGGAGGGCGAGGGCCAGAAGGACCGCATCTTCCGCCGCGTCTTCCGGCGCTTTCCGCTGACCACCTACGAACGCCTGCAGCACAGCCAGTACGAAGAGGCCAAGACCCGCCTGGCGCAGGCCGCCTATGCCGAGGGCTACCTCGACGCCGCCTTCGTCAGCTCGCAGCTGCGGGTCAACCCTGAGGAGCGCAGCGCCGAGATCGAGTTGATCCTCAGCACCGGGCCGCGCTACTTCTTCGGGCCGGTGACGGTGGAGCAGACCAATCTCAAGCCGGGCATCGCCGAGCGCTACGTCACGATCGAGCCAGGCGAGCCCTTCGATCCGCAGAAGCTGGTCGACACCCAGTTCGCGCTGACCGATCTGGACTACTTCCAGAGCGTCGAGATCGATCCGCAGCGGGAACAGGCCAAGGACCAGCGCATCCCGATGCTGATCCGCACCACGCCGCGTCCCAAGCGCAAGTGGGACTTCGGCGTGGGCTACGGCACCGACACCGGTGCCCGCGCCTCGGTGGCCAACGACGTGCGCTACTTCAACCGCGAAGGCCACAAGCTGCATGCCGAAGTGCAGCTGTCGCAGATCAAGAACAACGCCAGCGGCGAGTACCGCGTCCCCCTGGGACGCAAGCCGGGCGAGTACTGGGGCTTCGGCGGTGCCGTGCAGACCGAGCGCTACGAGGACGGCGAAAGCCTCAAGTACGTGCTCAACACCAGCCTCAACCGCTTCCCCGGGCACTGGAAGCGCAAGTGGTACCTGAGCTTCGAGCATGAAGAATCGGAGCTGTCGGACAGGGTCCAGACTGCCGACCTGCTGATGCCCGGCATCGAGCTCAACCGCAGCGAACTCAACGACCAGATCCTGACGCGGCGCGGCTGGGCGCTGTTCCTGGACTCGCACGGCGCGCAGAAGGGCGCGCTGTCCAGCGCCAGCTTCGTGCAGGCCCATGGCATCCTGCGCGGGGTGTATCCCTGGTCGCGCAAGGGCCGCGTGCTGGGCCGCATCGAGTACGGCGCCAACATCGTCGACGACTTCTCCGACCTGCCGGCCTCGCAGCGCTTTTTCGCCGGTGGCGACCAGTCGGTGCGGGGATACTCCTACCAGTCGATCGGGCCGAAGGATGCCGACGGCAAGGTGGTGGGCGGCAAGTTCCTGGCCGGCTTCAGCCTGGAGAGCGACTACTACTTCTGGGACAAATGGGGCGCGGCGGTGTTCTATGACGCCGGCGGTGCCGACGACGACGTCATGCCCAAGCTGTTCCAGGGCATCGGCATCGGCGCGCGCTACCGCTCGCCGGTGGGCTACATCCAGGCCGACGTCGCCCACCCGCTGGACGGCGGCGAAAGCGGGCTGCGCCTGCACCTCGGCATCCGGGTGGGCCTGTGA
- a CDS encoding TraB/GumN family protein, translating into MKTFRSWLLPLLCTLSAVPALAEGPSRAPFLWEVDGPKAKHYLLGSVHLLPADAEQLPDGLEQAYLRSAELVFESDIAALSSPDLQSKLLAAAKADKPLKASVAPALYERLVRRAGSVGMPMAMCEPFRAWFCALSLELFSYQHAGFRAELGIDQQFYKRAVTDEKPVHWLEEPQAHLALFTDTSAAQSEQILAATVDELIEAGSEPADLLRTWREGNGAALEELGAQLKARTPAIYERLLAGRNRAWLQRLQGALDGDKPQLIIVGAAHLYGPDGLVALLRQKGYRIQAADRPAEIPEAPPPQARLKLR; encoded by the coding sequence ATGAAGACTTTCCGAAGCTGGCTGCTGCCCCTGCTGTGCACGCTGAGCGCCGTTCCGGCGCTGGCCGAGGGGCCGTCGCGCGCACCCTTCCTGTGGGAGGTGGACGGCCCCAAGGCAAAGCACTACCTGCTGGGTTCGGTGCACCTGCTGCCGGCCGACGCCGAGCAGCTGCCCGACGGCCTGGAGCAGGCCTACCTGCGTTCAGCCGAACTGGTGTTCGAGAGCGACATCGCGGCGCTGTCCAGCCCCGACCTGCAGTCGAAGCTGCTCGCCGCCGCCAAGGCCGACAAGCCGCTGAAGGCCAGCGTCGCCCCGGCGCTGTACGAGCGCCTGGTACGCCGCGCCGGCAGCGTCGGCATGCCGATGGCGATGTGCGAGCCCTTCCGCGCCTGGTTCTGCGCCCTGTCGCTGGAGCTGTTCAGCTACCAGCACGCCGGCTTTCGCGCCGAGCTGGGCATCGACCAGCAGTTCTACAAGCGTGCCGTGACCGACGAAAAGCCGGTGCACTGGCTGGAGGAGCCGCAGGCGCATCTGGCCTTGTTCACCGACACCTCGGCGGCGCAGTCCGAACAGATCCTCGCCGCCACCGTCGACGAACTGATCGAGGCCGGCAGCGAGCCGGCCGACCTGCTGCGCACCTGGCGCGAGGGCAATGGTGCCGCGCTGGAGGAACTGGGTGCCCAGCTCAAGGCCCGCACGCCGGCAATCTACGAACGCCTGCTGGCCGGGCGCAATCGCGCCTGGCTGCAGCGCCTGCAGGGCGCGCTCGACGGCGACAAGCCGCAGTTGATCATCGTCGGCGCCGCGCATCTCTACGGGCCCGACGGCCTGGTCGCACTGCTCAGGCAGAAGGGCTATCGCATCCAGGCGGCCGACCGCCCCGCCGAAATCCCGGAAGCACCGCCGCCGCAGGCGCGCCTGAAGCTGCGCTGA
- a CDS encoding 2-hydroxychromene-2-carboxylate isomerase, translated as MFDDPRRLYFFFDFISHNAWLAWNRVPALAQRHGLLLEPVPVLFAGLLNAHGQKGPAEVPAKNQWMIWNVLRKARQLGIPLAPPHSHPFNPLLPLRLACCGQPGEQRLKLIDALFRAAWAESRPVSDTEALRAVLAETGLDADTWLSEAASGPVKDRLRDNTEAAVAAGIFGVPAMLAQDPAGKAELFWGFDDLEYMDLFLQGRDPLGHREDHAAWLQVRPSAQRPR; from the coding sequence ATGTTTGACGACCCGCGCCGGCTCTATTTCTTCTTCGACTTCATCTCGCACAACGCCTGGCTTGCCTGGAACCGCGTGCCGGCGCTGGCGCAGCGCCACGGCCTGCTGCTGGAACCGGTGCCGGTGCTGTTCGCCGGCCTGCTCAACGCCCACGGCCAGAAGGGGCCGGCCGAGGTGCCGGCCAAGAACCAGTGGATGATCTGGAACGTACTGCGCAAGGCGCGGCAGCTGGGTATCCCGCTGGCGCCGCCGCATTCCCACCCCTTCAACCCGCTGCTGCCGCTGCGCCTGGCCTGCTGCGGCCAGCCCGGCGAGCAGAGACTGAAGCTGATCGACGCGCTGTTCCGCGCCGCCTGGGCCGAGAGCCGCCCGGTCAGCGATACCGAGGCCCTGCGCGCGGTGCTGGCCGAGACCGGCCTGGACGCCGACACCTGGCTCAGCGAGGCCGCCTCGGGCCCGGTCAAGGACCGCCTGCGCGACAACACCGAGGCCGCGGTGGCCGCCGGCATCTTCGGCGTACCGGCGATGCTGGCGCAGGATCCTGCGGGAAAGGCGGAACTGTTCTGGGGTTTCGACGATCTGGAGTACATGGACCTGTTCCTGCAGGGCCGCGATCCCCTGGGCCATCGCGAAGACCACGCGGCCTGGCTGCAGGTGCGCCCTAGCGCGCAGAGGCCGCGCTGA
- the ttcA gene encoding tRNA 2-thiocytidine(32) synthetase TtcA, whose product MSAVARDVQQDARTLQLEQNKLNKRLRRQVGQAIMDYNMIVDGDRVMVCLSGGKDSYTMLDMLLQLQQKAPVKFELLAVNLDQKQPDFPEHVLPEYLKALGVPWHIIEQDTYSVVKRVIPEGKTMCSLCSRLRRGSLYSYAAEHGFTKIALGHHKDDIVATFFLNLFHGGKLSAMPPKLQSDDGRNVVIRPLAYCRERDIAAYARLKAFPIIPCNLCGSQEQLQRKQVRRMMEAWEKEHPARIEQVFASLTNVAPSQLADPKLFDFASLGGDTRAGTDWLMPGAEADGTADGTVNV is encoded by the coding sequence ATGTCTGCCGTAGCCCGTGACGTCCAGCAGGATGCCCGCACGCTCCAGCTGGAGCAGAACAAGCTCAACAAGCGCCTGCGCCGCCAGGTAGGCCAGGCGATCATGGACTACAACATGATCGTCGATGGCGATCGCGTCATGGTCTGCCTGTCCGGCGGCAAGGACAGCTACACCATGCTGGACATGCTGCTGCAGCTGCAGCAGAAGGCGCCGGTGAAGTTCGAGCTGCTGGCCGTGAACCTGGACCAGAAGCAGCCCGACTTCCCCGAGCACGTCCTGCCGGAGTACCTGAAGGCCCTGGGCGTGCCCTGGCACATCATCGAGCAGGACACCTACTCGGTGGTCAAGCGCGTGATTCCGGAAGGCAAGACCATGTGCTCGCTGTGCTCGCGGCTGCGCCGCGGCTCGCTGTACAGCTACGCCGCCGAGCACGGGTTCACCAAGATCGCGCTGGGGCACCACAAGGACGACATCGTCGCCACCTTCTTCCTCAACCTGTTCCACGGCGGCAAGCTCTCGGCGATGCCGCCCAAGCTGCAGTCCGACGACGGCCGCAACGTCGTGATCCGCCCGCTGGCCTATTGCCGCGAGCGCGACATCGCTGCCTACGCCCGGCTCAAGGCCTTCCCCATCATCCCCTGCAACCTCTGCGGTTCGCAGGAGCAGCTGCAGCGCAAGCAGGTGCGCCGCATGATGGAAGCCTGGGAGAAGGAGCATCCGGCGCGCATCGAGCAGGTGTTCGCCTCGCTGACCAATGTCGCGCCCTCGCAGCTGGCCGACCCCAAGCTGTTCGACTTCGCCAGCCTGGGCGGCGACACCCGTGCCGGCACCGACTGGCTGATGCCGGGTGCCGAAGCCGATGGCACCGCCGACGGGACCGTCAATGTTTGA
- a CDS encoding DUF167 domain-containing protein translates to MTARLQLKVSPKASRDAVTGWMGETLKVSVTAVPEKGKANQAVIALLSEALGVPRSRIRVLRGETQAGKLLEIEGLDQAELLRRLPAR, encoded by the coding sequence ATGACCGCCCGCCTGCAGCTCAAGGTCAGCCCCAAGGCCTCGCGGGATGCCGTGACGGGCTGGATGGGTGAAACCCTCAAGGTCAGCGTCACCGCCGTCCCCGAGAAGGGCAAGGCCAACCAGGCCGTCATCGCCCTGCTGTCCGAGGCCCTCGGCGTGCCCAGGTCGCGCATCCGCGTCCTGCGCGGTGAAACCCAGGCCGGCAAGCTGCTGGAGATCGAGGGCCTGGACCAGGCCGAGTTGCTCCGGCGCCTTCCGGCGCGCTGA